One segment of Gammaproteobacteria bacterium DNA contains the following:
- a CDS encoding response regulator, whose protein sequence is MSRILIADDNQQNMYLVRFLLERAGYDVDEVENGKLAVEACEKTRYDLVLMDIQMPVMDGLEATRIIKRFKPAPLIVALTAFAMKEDIDSFFSAGCDGYITKPIETNAFMENIADYIKKAKDISAEASR, encoded by the coding sequence ATGAGTCGAATTCTGATTGCCGACGACAATCAACAAAATATGTACCTGGTTCGGTTTCTTTTAGAACGAGCGGGATATGACGTTGACGAGGTAGAAAATGGCAAGCTCGCAGTCGAGGCCTGCGAAAAGACAAGGTATGACCTGGTACTGATGGACATTCAGATGCCGGTTATGGATGGCCTTGAAGCCACTCGGATTATCAAGCGCTTCAAACCCGCACCGTTAATTGTCGCTTTAACAGCTTTCGCAATGAAAGAGGATATTGATTCTTTCTTTTCAGCGGGATGCGATGGCTATATCACCAAACCTATCGAAACGAACGCCTTCATGGAAAACATCGCGGACTATATCAAGAAAGCGAAAGATATTTCCGCGGAAGCCTCACGCTAG
- a CDS encoding cation transporter, translating into MENITIKISGMTCGGCVNSVTNVLQQLAGVNSVDVSLEPGEAKIAYDASAIGPDELKSAIEGAGYDVA; encoded by the coding sequence ATGGAAAATATCACCATCAAAATTTCGGGCATGACCTGTGGTGGTTGCGTGAACAGTGTGACCAATGTGTTACAACAACTTGCTGGTGTAAATTCTGTAGATGTCAGCCTTGAACCAGGTGAAGCAAAGATCGCATATGATGCTTCTGCTATTGGTCCCGATGAGCTCAAGAGTGCTATCGAAGGCGCAGGATACGATGTCGCCTAA
- a CDS encoding heavy metal translocating P-type ATPase: protein MTANLQQIPNILELPIEGMTCASCATRLEKVLNRVPGTDATVNFASETARFEYDPTTVQPDEFVEAIRGAGFQVPTRQVQLAIDGMTCAACAARIEKVLNRIPGVEATVNFATEQATVHYMPLVSVEEIIAGVQRAGYQAFVREDDTQQADKERKEADAKKEFRLFIASAVLTAPFMLQMVFMFVGTAHELFSPWWQMALATPVQFWIGKRFYVGAWHSLRGGSANMDVLVALGTSMAYLFSAVVTIAGIHEHVYFEASAAIITLILLGKILESRAKRKTSAAIEALIKLQPKTARLLRDGEIVEVNVSDIVIGDVFVVRAGENVPVDGEVIDGSSSINESMLTGESMPVSKQSGDHVFAGTMNQQGQLQCRAIGVGKHTQLAGIIRLVEQAQGSKAPIQRLADQIAAVFVPVVVAVAVLTFILNWAIVGEFTQALINAVAVLVIACPCALGLATPTAIMVGTGRGAQVGVLVKNAQALELAEHVNTVIVDKTGTLTEGKPRVTDIWASPTSSPDSVLSIAAALEQGSEHPLARAVLAYAKDKSIAVERVENFQAHAGVGVSGEVAGEQYWLCSPNGAKEQGITLDDTQLVALQQQGKTVVVLSRGQESLGLLAIADKLRESSLKAVQRLHALNVDIVMLTGDNENTARAVANEAGIKHFSANVKPQDKASAVQSFRSEGKRVAMVGDGVNDAPALAAADVSFAIGAGSDVAIEAADVTLMRNDLNGVVDAISLSRATLGKIRQNLFFAFIYNILGIPLAALGMLNPVIAGAAMAMSSVSVVTNSLLLKRWKNSA, encoded by the coding sequence ATGACTGCTAACCTACAACAAATACCGAATATCCTCGAACTGCCTATCGAAGGCATGACCTGCGCGTCTTGCGCAACAAGACTGGAAAAGGTCTTGAACCGTGTCCCAGGTACCGATGCGACGGTTAATTTCGCTTCGGAAACCGCGCGTTTTGAATACGATCCCACCACAGTACAACCCGATGAATTTGTCGAGGCGATACGTGGCGCGGGTTTTCAGGTGCCGACGCGACAGGTGCAACTCGCGATTGATGGTATGACCTGCGCGGCGTGTGCGGCGCGTATCGAGAAGGTGTTGAACCGTATACCCGGTGTCGAAGCGACGGTGAACTTTGCCACCGAGCAGGCCACAGTGCATTACATGCCCCTGGTAAGCGTGGAAGAAATTATTGCCGGTGTGCAGCGCGCCGGCTATCAGGCCTTTGTGCGCGAAGACGACACGCAGCAAGCGGACAAGGAACGGAAAGAAGCGGATGCGAAAAAAGAGTTTCGCTTGTTTATTGCTTCTGCAGTTCTCACCGCGCCCTTTATGCTGCAAATGGTTTTCATGTTTGTCGGTACTGCTCATGAATTGTTTTCGCCATGGTGGCAAATGGCCCTGGCGACACCGGTGCAGTTCTGGATAGGTAAACGCTTTTACGTTGGTGCGTGGCACTCGCTACGTGGTGGTAGCGCGAATATGGATGTGTTGGTGGCCCTGGGAACCTCCATGGCCTATCTGTTTAGCGCCGTCGTCACTATCGCGGGTATTCATGAACATGTCTATTTTGAGGCCAGCGCCGCGATCATCACTTTGATACTGCTCGGTAAGATACTCGAATCGCGCGCCAAACGAAAAACCTCGGCAGCGATTGAGGCCTTAATCAAACTGCAACCGAAAACTGCGCGCCTGTTACGCGATGGTGAAATTGTTGAAGTCAATGTCAGCGATATCGTCATCGGTGATGTGTTTGTGGTGCGCGCCGGTGAAAACGTGCCGGTCGATGGTGAAGTCATCGATGGCTCGTCGAGTATTAATGAATCGATGTTGACCGGTGAAAGCATGCCTGTTTCCAAGCAAAGCGGTGATCATGTGTTTGCCGGGACTATGAATCAACAAGGGCAATTGCAGTGTCGCGCCATCGGTGTCGGCAAGCATACCCAATTGGCCGGCATTATTCGTCTGGTCGAACAGGCGCAAGGTTCAAAGGCACCAATACAACGCCTGGCGGATCAGATCGCCGCAGTGTTTGTTCCGGTCGTTGTCGCCGTGGCGGTACTGACCTTTATTTTAAACTGGGCGATTGTTGGTGAGTTTACCCAGGCCTTAATCAATGCGGTCGCGGTGTTAGTGATTGCCTGTCCGTGCGCGCTGGGCTTGGCAACGCCCACAGCGATTATGGTCGGAACCGGTCGTGGCGCACAGGTCGGCGTGTTGGTGAAGAATGCGCAGGCCCTGGAGTTGGCAGAGCATGTGAACACGGTTATCGTCGATAAGACCGGTACGCTTACCGAGGGCAAACCGCGTGTGACAGATATCTGGGCATCGCCAACGAGTAGTCCTGATTCAGTGCTGTCGATTGCCGCGGCGCTGGAGCAAGGCTCCGAACATCCACTCGCGCGCGCCGTATTGGCCTACGCAAAAGACAAATCAATCGCTGTTGAACGGGTAGAAAACTTTCAGGCACACGCCGGTGTTGGTGTGTCTGGCGAAGTCGCTGGCGAACAATACTGGTTGTGTTCCCCCAATGGTGCGAAAGAACAAGGAATCACCTTGGACGATACGCAACTAGTCGCGCTGCAACAGCAAGGCAAGACGGTGGTGGTGTTGAGCCGTGGACAGGAAAGTCTGGGACTATTAGCGATTGCAGACAAATTACGCGAAAGCTCGTTAAAAGCTGTTCAACGCTTGCATGCCTTAAATGTTGATATCGTGATGTTGACCGGTGATAACGAAAACACCGCGCGTGCGGTTGCCAATGAAGCGGGTATCAAACACTTTTCGGCGAATGTGAAACCACAGGATAAAGCCTCGGCGGTACAGAGTTTTCGCAGCGAGGGTAAACGGGTTGCAATGGTCGGCGACGGTGTCAACGACGCACCAGCTTTGGCCGCGGCCGACGTTAGTTTTGCGATCGGTGCTGGTTCTGATGTCGCCATAGAAGCCGCCGATGTCACACTGATGCGCAATGATCTCAATGGCGTGGTCGACGCAATTAGCTTGTCCCGCGCAACCCTGGGCAAGATACGTCAGAATTTGTTCTTTGCATTTATCTATAACATTTTGGGTATACCTTTGGCCGCGTTGGGTATGTTGAATCCGGTAATCGCCGGTGCAGCGATGGCGATGTCGTCGGTATCGGTGGTAACAAATTCTTTATTGTTAAAACGCTGGAAGAATTCAGCCTAA
- a CDS encoding methyltransferase domain-containing protein translates to MLSLRCPVCRKSLLHADARLLCESGHSFDRAKEGYYNLMLAHKKKSRHPGDSKEMLISRRRFLENGYYDKLVENIAQELSKGNDSVNSVLDIGCGEGYFTRRVNMLLPGTQLTGIDISKDAVRMAAKRSANEQYIVASSSDLPFTDEQFSFVYSINSPTNSAEILRVLQNNGCFLRITSAAEHLIELKELIYETPRPHKDAAPDFPGLELKSSSVWQWEMVVENAFIFDLLKMTPYYWHASEQRQQRVKELKLLNTTVVFGVEQYSKAV, encoded by the coding sequence ATGCTATCACTACGTTGTCCGGTTTGCCGTAAGAGCCTTTTGCACGCAGACGCGCGTCTCCTATGTGAGTCTGGGCATAGTTTTGATCGTGCGAAAGAGGGCTATTACAATTTGATGCTTGCGCACAAGAAAAAAAGCCGTCATCCGGGTGATAGTAAAGAAATGCTCATCAGTCGACGGCGCTTTCTGGAAAACGGATATTATGACAAACTGGTTGAAAATATTGCGCAGGAACTCTCGAAGGGTAATGACTCGGTAAACAGTGTGTTGGATATTGGTTGCGGAGAAGGATATTTTACGCGGAGAGTGAATATGCTTTTGCCAGGTACGCAACTGACCGGTATTGATATATCAAAAGACGCCGTGCGTATGGCAGCAAAGCGTTCGGCTAATGAACAATATATAGTCGCCAGCAGCAGTGATTTACCATTCACCGATGAGCAGTTCTCCTTTGTCTATAGCATAAACTCACCCACCAATAGTGCCGAGATTTTGCGCGTTCTACAAAACAATGGCTGTTTTTTGAGAATTACATCAGCAGCAGAACATCTAATCGAACTTAAAGAACTCATTTACGAAACTCCCCGACCGCATAAAGATGCAGCGCCAGATTTTCCAGGCTTAGAACTCAAATCAAGCAGTGTTTGGCAATGGGAGATGGTAGTTGAAAATGCATTTATCTTTGACTTGCTGAAAATGACGCCATACTACTGGCATGCAAGTGAGCAACGGCAACAGCGTGTGAAAGAGTTGAAGTTACTAAATACGACGGTGGTGTTTGGTGTGGAGCAATATTCGAAAGCTGTTTAA
- a CDS encoding YifB family Mg chelatase-like AAA ATPase has protein sequence MSLAIVYSRAAVGVDAPLVTVEVHMSNGLPALSVVGLPETTVKESRDRVRSALLNAGFEFPARRLTVNLAPADLPKEGGRFDLPIAIGILAASGQIPVEVLSKFEFLGELALGSQLRPVRGVLPAALKSRQAGRNLIVPFANAGEADIVKSLRYGAAESLLDVCAYLSEEKPLVCAHGGLNRSSNSGEDDLCEVNGQARAKRALEIAAAGRHNLLFIGPPGTGKTMLASRLPGILPDMSEEEAIQTAALYSISNTGFDVAQWGKRFFRAPHHTASAVALVGGGSVPRPGEVSLAHNGVLFLDELPEFDRRVLEVLREPLESGGITISRATRQIDFPARFQLIAAMNPCPCGYLGDSDGRCRCTSEQVSRYRNKISGPLLDRIDLHIEVPRIPLSNLHNNANNAENSQTVRARVVNARKRQIDRSGKANSLLRNQEIKQYVKLTQADELLMNTVMDRFRLSSRAYFRILKVARTIADLDGSEEVHSPHISEAITYRCLDRGLSI, from the coding sequence ATGTCACTTGCTATTGTCTATAGCCGTGCCGCAGTTGGGGTCGATGCGCCACTGGTCACGGTTGAAGTTCACATGTCAAATGGTCTACCAGCACTCTCGGTGGTAGGTCTCCCGGAAACAACTGTTAAAGAAAGTCGAGATCGCGTTCGCAGCGCATTGCTTAACGCGGGTTTCGAATTTCCGGCGCGTCGTCTAACGGTAAATCTTGCGCCAGCGGATCTGCCTAAGGAGGGAGGGCGTTTCGACTTACCGATTGCGATTGGCATACTTGCAGCGTCCGGGCAAATTCCAGTAGAGGTGTTGTCCAAATTTGAGTTTCTCGGAGAGCTTGCCTTAGGCAGCCAGCTTCGTCCCGTGCGTGGTGTGTTGCCGGCGGCACTTAAATCCAGACAAGCGGGACGAAATTTAATTGTTCCTTTTGCAAATGCAGGCGAAGCGGATATCGTCAAGTCATTGCGTTATGGCGCTGCCGAAAGCTTGCTTGATGTGTGCGCATATCTTAGTGAAGAAAAGCCTTTGGTCTGCGCACATGGTGGGCTGAATAGAAGCAGCAACAGCGGTGAGGATGATTTGTGTGAGGTTAACGGACAGGCCAGGGCAAAGCGTGCATTGGAAATCGCCGCAGCAGGCAGGCACAATCTATTGTTTATTGGGCCGCCGGGGACGGGTAAGACCATGCTCGCCAGTCGCTTGCCCGGTATTCTGCCGGATATGAGTGAAGAAGAGGCGATACAAACAGCGGCGTTGTATTCAATTAGTAACACGGGGTTTGACGTTGCACAGTGGGGAAAGCGCTTTTTTCGCGCACCTCACCATACCGCCTCCGCTGTCGCGCTTGTGGGTGGCGGGAGCGTGCCACGGCCTGGAGAGGTTTCGCTGGCGCACAATGGCGTCTTGTTTCTCGATGAGTTACCCGAATTTGATCGGCGGGTGTTGGAAGTTTTACGCGAGCCATTGGAGTCCGGTGGCATTACGATCTCTCGCGCGACACGCCAAATCGACTTTCCTGCGCGCTTTCAATTGATCGCGGCGATGAATCCTTGTCCGTGCGGCTATCTCGGTGATAGTGACGGACGATGTCGTTGTACATCTGAGCAAGTCAGTCGCTACCGCAATAAGATCTCTGGGCCCTTGCTTGATCGGATAGACTTGCACATAGAAGTGCCGCGTATTCCATTGTCGAATCTGCACAACAACGCGAATAATGCAGAAAACTCCCAAACCGTCAGGGCTCGCGTCGTCAATGCTAGAAAGAGACAGATAGATCGGAGTGGCAAAGCCAATAGTCTGTTACGAAACCAGGAAATAAAGCAATACGTGAAACTTACGCAAGCGGACGAGTTGCTTATGAACACGGTTATGGATCGTTTTCGCTTGTCATCGCGTGCCTACTTTCGGATACTCAAAGTTGCCCGCACTATTGCGGATCTTGATGGAAGCGAAGAGGTTCATTCACCTCACATATCGGAAGCGATTACATATCGCTGTCTTGATCGAGGCTTGAGTATTTAA
- a CDS encoding accessory factor UbiK family protein, whose product MFDPKILDDIAKKFSDALPGGLKDLQADLEKNVRSAVQGGLSRLDLVTREEFEVQSQVLAKTRAKLEALERQIEALEKRES is encoded by the coding sequence ATGTTTGATCCCAAGATTCTCGACGATATTGCAAAGAAATTTTCAGATGCTCTGCCTGGCGGGCTAAAGGATTTACAGGCCGATCTGGAGAAAAATGTACGTTCAGCGGTACAAGGCGGTTTGTCGCGACTGGATCTCGTTACGCGAGAGGAATTCGAAGTGCAATCACAAGTGTTGGCCAAAACACGCGCCAAACTCGAAGCGCTGGAACGTCAAATCGAAGCACTTGAAAAACGCGAAAGCTGA
- a CDS encoding EAL domain-containing protein, which yields MQTPDGTGNGSNLAISLGFGAILLLMSGIIAVGYFRLNALNTEIDKISTLYHLKSDIIHKIHFNISERSNSVLYIPPPSQPEIQNELQQDFEQFNQQLSLLQSQFAAMPLVTNERVLFEQAMQLMHENAQLEDRIAQTLLKGEPLTEAGQLIEADRRQEQMLFQKLDDLIALENNLSRMGIDSASASYSDTMKLLSTLGGTVLFISLLITFLVVRRASSFEKKLIQQKLQAEITLHAIGDAVITTTPSSQINYINPIAEKLIGISAQEALHKPFSSVARILDDKRNAVDLNTQLNAFNNEKLKLNDASLLLGEDKEIAVEGSGSLIYDDNGNIIGKVLIFRDVSENRSLSDMLSWQATHDPLTGLVNRREFERLLSSQLDDAKSCRRQHAMLYVDLDQFKVVNDTCGHIAGDMLLQQLTSILQGKIRSSDVIARLGGDEFGVLLESCNMDKAKTIATEILEAIQEYRFSWKNHVFKVGASIGAVPVDKNSESVVKIMSNADSACYVAKDKGRNRIWVHRIDDREIIQRHGEMALTTLITQALEEGKFCIFKQKILSMPGNDAPDMYELLIRMERQNGGHLLPMAFIPAAERYTIMPSIDRWMITASFSVLRDHQELLTPHDMVSINLSGQSLSQNKFLEFVVNELDRFQIEPERICFEITETAAIANWPLVTRFISVLRGMGCKFALDDFGSGMSSFTYLRNFNVDFLKIDGSFVRNIANDNINREVVKAINSLGKTMNIKTIAEYVESDEIRSILEEIGIDYMQGYSIHMPEPL from the coding sequence ATGCAAACGCCTGACGGGACCGGTAACGGTTCCAATTTAGCAATCTCGCTGGGCTTTGGCGCGATATTGCTGCTTATGAGCGGGATTATCGCTGTCGGCTACTTTCGCCTTAATGCCCTCAATACCGAAATCGACAAGATTTCAACGCTCTACCACCTTAAGTCTGACATCATTCACAAAATCCATTTCAACATCAGCGAACGTTCGAATTCAGTCTTGTACATACCGCCGCCTAGCCAGCCGGAAATTCAGAATGAACTGCAGCAGGATTTCGAACAATTCAACCAGCAGTTAAGCCTGTTGCAATCACAGTTCGCAGCGATGCCTCTGGTCACAAATGAGCGCGTCCTCTTTGAACAGGCGATGCAGTTAATGCATGAAAATGCACAACTGGAAGATCGCATCGCACAGACTTTGCTTAAAGGGGAACCACTCACCGAAGCGGGACAACTCATTGAAGCCGATCGTCGACAGGAACAGATGCTATTTCAAAAACTCGACGACTTGATTGCCCTGGAAAACAATCTATCGCGCATGGGCATCGATAGCGCCAGCGCATCCTATAGCGACACGATGAAACTCTTGTCTACGCTGGGAGGTACAGTGCTGTTTATCAGTCTGCTGATTACCTTTCTGGTGGTGCGTCGCGCCTCGTCTTTTGAGAAAAAACTGATTCAACAAAAGTTACAGGCCGAGATAACGCTGCATGCAATTGGTGACGCGGTAATTACCACCACACCGAGCAGCCAGATAAATTACATAAATCCTATCGCCGAAAAGCTGATAGGAATTTCGGCGCAAGAAGCGCTACACAAACCCTTCTCATCTGTTGCGCGCATCCTAGACGATAAAAGAAACGCGGTCGATTTAAATACCCAGTTGAATGCCTTCAACAATGAAAAATTAAAATTAAATGACGCCTCTCTTTTGCTCGGCGAAGATAAAGAAATCGCCGTCGAAGGCTCAGGCTCACTGATTTACGATGACAATGGAAACATTATTGGTAAGGTACTTATCTTCAGAGATGTTTCTGAAAACCGCTCTTTATCAGACATGTTATCGTGGCAGGCCACACACGACCCACTCACCGGGCTAGTCAATCGACGCGAGTTCGAACGCCTTCTTTCCAGCCAACTCGACGATGCCAAAAGCTGTCGTCGTCAACACGCGATGTTGTACGTCGATCTCGATCAATTCAAAGTCGTCAATGACACCTGCGGCCATATCGCTGGCGATATGTTGCTACAACAACTCACCAGTATTTTACAGGGCAAGATTCGCAGCAGCGATGTGATCGCGCGATTGGGTGGTGACGAGTTTGGCGTACTTCTGGAATCCTGCAATATGGACAAGGCGAAAACCATTGCAACTGAGATTCTCGAAGCGATACAGGAATACCGCTTTTCCTGGAAAAATCACGTGTTCAAGGTCGGCGCCAGCATAGGCGCGGTACCCGTGGACAAAAACAGCGAAAGCGTGGTCAAGATCATGAGTAACGCCGACTCCGCCTGCTATGTCGCCAAGGACAAGGGGCGCAACCGCATCTGGGTACATCGCATAGATGACCGCGAGATTATACAACGCCATGGCGAAATGGCTTTGACCACGCTCATCACCCAGGCCTTGGAAGAAGGGAAATTCTGCATCTTCAAACAAAAAATTCTGTCTATGCCTGGCAATGACGCGCCTGACATGTACGAATTACTGATACGCATGGAACGCCAGAACGGCGGACATTTGCTGCCAATGGCTTTTATTCCTGCAGCGGAACGATACACCATCATGCCGAGTATAGATCGCTGGATGATTACCGCCTCGTTTTCGGTATTAAGAGATCACCAGGAATTACTTACACCTCATGACATGGTCAGCATAAATTTGTCTGGTCAGTCACTTAGTCAAAATAAATTCCTGGAATTCGTGGTTAACGAGTTGGACCGCTTTCAGATCGAGCCAGAGCGAATCTGTTTTGAAATCACTGAAACGGCTGCTATTGCCAACTGGCCACTGGTCACACGCTTCATTTCGGTGTTGCGAGGCATGGGCTGCAAATTTGCACTCGATGACTTCGGCAGCGGCATGTCGTCTTTCACCTATTTAAGAAACTTCAATGTCGACTTTCTCAAGATAGATGGCTCGTTTGTGCGCAATATCGCCAACGATAATATTAATCGCGAAGTCGTCAAAGCAATAAATAGCCTTGGCAAAACCATGAACATCAAGACTATTGCTGAGTATGTGGAGTCTGATGAAATCAGAAGCATATTAGAGGAGATCGGTATCGACTATATGCAAGGGTATTCGATACATATGCCGGAGCCGCTTTAA
- a CDS encoding metal-sensitive transcriptional regulator encodes MSPKATNEKRVVQPRKKALLSRMKRIEGQVRGVYTMIEEDRYCIDVLTQIAALRSALGAVSLQLLEDHTRHCVSHAIKHNDDAVIEELIEVTRRLTR; translated from the coding sequence ATGTCGCCTAAAGCTACAAACGAAAAACGTGTAGTACAACCGCGCAAAAAGGCCTTGCTGAGTCGCATGAAGCGTATCGAAGGTCAGGTGCGTGGTGTCTACACGATGATCGAAGAGGATCGTTATTGCATTGATGTGTTAACGCAAATCGCCGCACTGCGTTCTGCCCTTGGCGCGGTGTCCCTGCAATTATTGGAAGATCATACCCGCCATTGTGTCAGTCACGCGATAAAGCACAATGATGATGCTGTTATCGAAGAACTTATCGAAGTGACCCGCCGCCTGACCCGCTAA
- the rep gene encoding DNA helicase Rep: protein MADLNPRQKAAVNYIDGPLLVLAGAGSGKTRVITQKIAYLIKECGISARNIAAVTFTNKAAREMKERVSQLLQGKEGYGLQVSTFHTLGLNILRREHKALGYKSGFSIFDTQDVIGLLKEIVNRDTGGDTDVLQQIQWQISRWKNGLTSPEEALEQVEDEAQRVAAVIYQHYQRYLKAYNALDFDDLIYLPVQLFRQHPEILEKWQNRIRYLLVDEYQDTNGCQYQLVKQLVGRTGGLTVVGDDDQSIYAWRGAQPENLRLLSEDYPRLKLIKLEQNYRSMGRILKAANHVIANNPHVFEKALWSEMGFGDPLRVIQCRNEEHEAERVVTEILSHRFKHRTNYSDYAILYRGNHQSRLLEATLRENRIPYFLSGGTSFFEKSEVKDIMSYLRLLANPNDDMAFLRVINTPRREIGASTVERIGSYAQERNISLMDAIHEFGLAQVLPEKALNNLRQFAEWVSRITERAERGDFMSAIRDMVKEIDYETWLNDSSKDLKQAEKRMQNVNDLLDWIEKIQDNGGEPGQERDLGGVVNHLSLMNILDRQEEENTADCVNLMTLHASKGLEFPHVFIIGMEEEILPHRSSLDEGNVEEERRLAYVGITRAQRTLTFSYAGRRKKYGDNTPCEPSRFLDEIPEDDIIWEGGRGEAVSPEEQKQRGQAHLANLKGLLAGSEA from the coding sequence ATGGCAGACCTGAATCCCCGCCAAAAAGCCGCAGTCAACTATATCGATGGACCGTTGTTAGTGCTGGCTGGCGCTGGAAGTGGCAAGACCCGTGTAATCACGCAAAAAATCGCCTATCTGATTAAGGAATGCGGGATTTCTGCGCGCAATATCGCGGCGGTGACCTTTACCAATAAGGCGGCGCGGGAAATGAAAGAACGCGTCAGCCAATTGCTGCAGGGCAAAGAAGGGTATGGCCTGCAGGTGTCTACGTTTCACACGCTTGGCCTGAATATATTGCGCCGTGAGCACAAAGCTCTCGGTTATAAGTCCGGGTTCTCGATATTCGATACCCAGGACGTCATTGGCCTGTTAAAGGAAATCGTCAATCGCGACACCGGTGGTGACACCGATGTGTTACAGCAAATCCAGTGGCAGATCTCCCGTTGGAAAAATGGTCTGACCTCACCCGAAGAGGCACTGGAGCAGGTTGAGGATGAGGCGCAACGTGTTGCGGCGGTGATCTACCAACACTATCAGCGCTATCTCAAGGCCTATAACGCCCTCGACTTTGATGATTTGATCTATCTACCGGTACAGCTGTTTCGCCAACACCCGGAGATCCTCGAAAAATGGCAGAACCGGATACGTTATCTACTGGTCGATGAATACCAGGACACCAATGGTTGCCAATACCAGTTGGTCAAGCAGTTGGTGGGCAGGACTGGTGGTCTGACCGTGGTTGGTGATGACGATCAATCGATATATGCCTGGCGCGGCGCGCAGCCGGAAAATCTACGCCTGTTGTCGGAAGACTATCCGCGTCTCAAACTGATTAAGCTGGAACAGAACTATCGCTCCATGGGGCGCATACTCAAGGCGGCCAACCACGTTATTGCCAACAATCCCCACGTGTTTGAAAAGGCGCTGTGGAGTGAGATGGGATTCGGTGATCCGCTACGCGTCATTCAGTGTCGTAACGAAGAACACGAAGCCGAGCGCGTGGTCACCGAGATCCTCAGTCATCGTTTTAAACACCGCACCAATTACAGTGACTACGCCATCTTATATCGCGGCAATCACCAATCGCGTTTGCTCGAGGCCACCTTGCGCGAGAATCGTATTCCGTATTTTTTGAGCGGCGGCACCTCGTTTTTCGAGAAGAGTGAAGTCAAAGACATCATGTCTTACCTACGCCTGCTCGCCAATCCAAATGACGATATGGCGTTCCTGCGCGTGATCAACACGCCACGACGCGAGATCGGCGCGAGTACGGTGGAGCGTATCGGCAGCTATGCCCAGGAGCGTAATATCAGCCTGATGGACGCCATACATGAATTCGGCCTGGCGCAAGTACTCCCGGAAAAGGCGCTCAACAATCTACGTCAATTCGCTGAATGGGTATCACGGATTACCGAGCGCGCCGAACGCGGTGACTTCATGAGCGCGATACGCGACATGGTCAAAGAGATCGACTATGAAACCTGGCTCAATGATTCGTCCAAGGACTTGAAGCAGGCCGAAAAGCGCATGCAAAACGTCAATGACTTACTCGACTGGATAGAAAAGATTCAGGACAACGGTGGTGAGCCAGGGCAAGAGCGCGATTTGGGCGGTGTGGTCAATCACCTGTCACTGATGAACATCCTCGACCGCCAGGAAGAAGAGAACACCGCCGACTGTGTAAACCTGATGACGCTACACGCCTCCAAGGGTCTGGAGTTTCCGCACGTCTTTATCATCGGCATGGAAGAAGAGATTCTGCCCCATCGTTCCAGCCTGGACGAAGGCAATGTCGAAGAAGAACGCCGCCTCGCCTACGTCGGCATCACCCGCGCCCAACGGACACTGACCTTCTCATATGCCGGTCGACGCAAGAAATACGGCGACAACACCCCATGCGAACCCAGCCGATTCCTCGATGAAATCCCCGAAGACGACATCATCTGGGAAGGCGGACGCGGCGAGGCGGTCAGCCCCGAGGAACAGAAACAACGCGGCCAGGCCCACCTGGCCAACCTCAAGGGTTTGCTTGCGGGTAGCGAGGCCTGA